From Butyricimonas paravirosa, one genomic window encodes:
- a CDS encoding TonB-dependent receptor yields MKKMFDSWGSHVKKIPLQGLLCLFILCLSLPLHAQNEEGKININVKDASVKEVLEVLKKYNYRLVYSTAVIDACKKKITLDMKKATPSQVLDEIFKETNLVYKIEGNLITIKEVKKDESLVAQGVVKDENGEPIPGVSVLIKGTVTGTATDNKGNFQLKVAKNSALIFSFLGMETKTVFIESEKPIQVVMKEKTNEMEEVVITGYQKINKRESTSSIVTMKAEDIIEPIGNRLDQMLQGKIPGMAVLQQSSTVGASPKIRIRGSSSIIGNREPVWVLDGIILEDPVPLDVTELNSMDNVNLIGNAISGLNPEDIERIDVLKDASATAIYGVKAANGVIVITTKRGKLGEPVLRYTTSMSLIARPTTDMMRLMNSKERVEVSEEIVNRGLQTVSGVPIGTIGYEGLIYQLWHNEITRSEFDAGVKELKEMNTDWYKLLFRNSFSHSHTLSLSGATDKVGYYFSFGFSDQQGASLKESSNRFNFMSNLDARLFHDKLNVSLSLSASTTNGSRPYIDLYKYAFETSRSIPAYNEDGTLAYYAMKEGEYGSDYLMYNVINELNETGSKNRTNSLNVSMNLSSKLTDWLSWDAVVGYNTSAYKQNNWATDKSYKVSALRRTAYGYEPQGDDLKDFKSHSSLPFGGILDEDYTNNTSYTVRTSLSFNKLWNDHSVSASAGLEVRGSKYDGTNSESYGYLHDRGKKFIGIDPVDYTGYANYSKSNVPTVMDNTTNNMSYYATFAYGFRGRYVLSANVRGDASNKLGQDKSARFLPIWSFSGRWNVADESFMQNVNWVNDLSFRASYGLQGNVTDAHNPNMIISLGSLDTKSMQYIATLSSLPNPGLKWEKTTSINLGLDFSLFKGAISATVEYYTKKGKDQLISASVPSTNGATSVMLNAGTMSNKGWELSIMATPVKTKDFAWSVSFNTSKNYNKVTNSEYESVETYNNYINGSLIRNGKSINSFYSYRYTGLDESGLPTFAGVRATDDEGNVIISSREEALAAAFVYSGKREPDFTGGLSMNFKWKSISLNTLFAMSLGAKVRLNDLYQESGGRIPYPESNMSSEFVNRWKEPGDEKYTDIPVLTDVSPSINSYAYLEGGTNVIASNIWQMYNKSDLRVVDGSFLRCKSISLTYSLPKSFLSKCYIKSASIGLGVSNPFVIKSKDLKGRDPEQSTLGSGAIPPQSTYSFSLNVSF; encoded by the coding sequence ATGAAAAAAATGTTTGATTCCTGGGGAAGTCATGTCAAAAAAATTCCCCTTCAAGGATTGTTATGTCTTTTTATCTTGTGTTTGAGTTTGCCTCTTCACGCTCAGAATGAAGAAGGTAAAATAAACATTAACGTGAAGGATGCCAGCGTGAAGGAGGTCTTGGAGGTGTTGAAGAAGTATAATTATCGCTTGGTGTATTCCACTGCCGTTATTGATGCCTGCAAGAAGAAAATAACTTTGGATATGAAGAAGGCTACTCCTTCGCAGGTATTGGATGAAATTTTTAAAGAAACGAATCTGGTTTACAAAATCGAGGGAAATCTGATCACGATTAAGGAGGTGAAAAAGGATGAGTCGCTTGTAGCTCAAGGGGTGGTTAAGGATGAGAATGGGGAACCGATTCCGGGAGTCTCCGTGTTGATCAAGGGAACTGTGACGGGAACAGCGACAGATAATAAGGGAAATTTTCAGCTAAAGGTTGCTAAAAACAGTGCGTTGATTTTTTCTTTTCTTGGGATGGAAACAAAGACTGTCTTTATTGAGTCGGAAAAACCAATACAGGTGGTAATGAAGGAGAAAACGAACGAAATGGAAGAAGTTGTGATTACAGGTTATCAAAAGATAAATAAACGGGAATCAACGTCTTCGATCGTAACGATGAAAGCTGAGGATATTATCGAGCCGATAGGTAATCGTCTGGATCAGATGTTGCAGGGGAAAATCCCGGGAATGGCTGTTTTACAACAATCTTCAACAGTAGGAGCTTCTCCAAAGATTCGTATTCGTGGTTCTTCTTCTATCATAGGTAATCGTGAGCCGGTGTGGGTTTTAGATGGAATAATTCTGGAAGATCCGGTACCATTGGACGTGACGGAGTTGAATAGTATGGACAATGTGAATTTGATTGGTAACGCTATTTCCGGTCTGAACCCGGAAGATATAGAACGAATTGACGTGTTGAAAGATGCTTCGGCAACAGCTATATATGGGGTAAAAGCTGCAAACGGAGTGATTGTTATTACAACTAAAAGAGGTAAATTGGGGGAACCTGTCCTTCGTTACACGACTTCCATGAGTTTGATTGCTCGTCCGACTACGGATATGATGCGATTGATGAATTCGAAAGAGAGGGTAGAAGTTTCAGAGGAAATTGTAAATCGAGGATTACAAACTGTTAGTGGTGTTCCTATCGGAACGATTGGTTACGAGGGATTGATTTACCAGCTATGGCATAATGAAATTACTCGTTCTGAGTTTGATGCCGGAGTGAAGGAGTTGAAAGAGATGAATACAGATTGGTATAAATTGTTATTTCGGAATTCTTTCAGTCACAGTCACACGCTTTCATTGTCTGGAGCAACGGATAAAGTGGGTTATTATTTTTCATTTGGTTTTTCCGATCAACAAGGAGCTTCATTAAAAGAAAGTAGTAATCGTTTTAATTTCATGTCTAATCTGGATGCAAGGCTTTTCCATGATAAATTAAATGTTAGCCTTAGTTTATCGGCATCAACTACAAATGGTTCAAGACCTTATATAGATCTTTATAAATACGCTTTCGAAACCTCAAGATCAATTCCTGCTTATAATGAGGATGGAACATTAGCTTACTATGCAATGAAAGAAGGTGAGTATGGTTCTGATTATTTGATGTATAATGTTATAAACGAGTTGAATGAAACCGGGTCCAAAAATAGGACTAATAGTTTGAATGTATCTATGAATTTGAGTTCCAAACTTACGGATTGGTTAAGTTGGGATGCAGTGGTTGGTTACAATACGAGTGCTTATAAGCAAAATAACTGGGCAACAGACAAAAGTTATAAAGTTTCGGCATTAAGGAGAACAGCTTACGGTTATGAACCCCAAGGCGATGATCTTAAAGATTTTAAATCTCATTCTTCCTTGCCTTTTGGTGGTATTTTAGATGAAGATTACACGAATAATACATCTTATACGGTGCGAACATCTTTATCATTTAATAAGTTATGGAATGATCATAGCGTTTCTGCTAGTGCAGGATTGGAGGTGCGGGGAAGTAAGTATGACGGGACTAATAGTGAGTCGTATGGGTACTTGCATGATAGAGGTAAAAAATTTATAGGGATTGATCCCGTGGACTACACGGGTTATGCAAATTATAGTAAATCCAATGTTCCGACGGTCATGGATAACACGACGAATAATATGTCTTATTATGCCACGTTTGCTTATGGTTTTCGGGGAAGATATGTATTGAGTGCTAATGTTCGTGGAGATGCTTCTAATAAATTAGGACAAGATAAGTCTGCTCGTTTTTTACCTATATGGTCGTTTTCGGGTAGGTGGAATGTTGCAGATGAATCCTTTATGCAGAACGTGAATTGGGTTAATGATTTGTCTTTCCGGGCTTCTTACGGTTTGCAAGGGAATGTAACTGATGCCCATAATCCGAATATGATTATTTCCCTCGGATCGTTGGATACGAAATCAATGCAATATATTGCTACATTGTCTTCTTTACCTAATCCGGGATTAAAATGGGAAAAGACGACTTCGATTAATTTGGGTTTGGATTTTTCTCTGTTCAAAGGTGCAATTTCTGCCACGGTAGAATATTACACGAAGAAGGGAAAAGATCAGTTGATTTCGGCGTCTGTACCTTCAACTAATGGGGCTACATCCGTGATGTTGAACGCCGGGACGATGAGTAATAAAGGCTGGGAATTATCGATCATGGCTACTCCGGTTAAAACAAAAGATTTTGCATGGAGTGTTAGTTTCAACACGAGTAAAAATTATAACAAGGTAACGAATTCCGAGTACGAGAGTGTGGAGACATACAATAATTATATAAACGGTTCGTTAATTCGTAATGGTAAATCTATTAATAGTTTCTATTCTTATCGTTATACCGGTTTGGATGAATCCGGTTTACCAACGTTTGCCGGGGTGAGGGCTACTGACGATGAGGGCAACGTGATTATTTCCAGCAGAGAGGAAGCTTTAGCAGCAGCGTTTGTTTATAGTGGTAAGCGAGAACCGGATTTTACGGGAGGTTTGTCGATGAATTTTAAATGGAAAAGTATTTCTTTGAATACTTTGTTTGCAATGTCTTTGGGGGCTAAGGTACGATTGAATGATTTGTACCAGGAGAGTGGGGGACGTATTCCTTATCCGGAAAGTAATATGTCCAGTGAATTCGTGAATAGATGGAAAGAACCAGGAGACGAGAAATACACCGATATTCCGGTATTAACGGATGTTTCTCCGTCAATTAATTCATATGCATATTTGGAAGGAGGGACTAACGTGATCGCTTCGAATATTTGGCAAATGTATAATAAATCTGATTTACGGGTAGTTGACGGGAGTTTTTTAAGATGTAAATCTATTTCGTTAACTTATTCTTTACCAAAAAGTTTTTTGAGTAAATGTTATATTAAAAGTGCATCTATTGGTTTAGGTGTAAGTAATCCATTTGTAATTAAGAGTAAGGATTTGAAGGGGCGTGACCCGGAACAATCTACTTTGGGATCTGGAGCAATCCCACCGCAATCAACGTATAGTTTTAGCTTGAATGTGTCATTTTAA
- a CDS encoding RagB/SusD family nutrient uptake outer membrane protein produces MRNILIIGLLLLGLSSCDDFLEYKDKDKIIPKELSHFDEFVYGEIINKTEGSLMNYLSYMTDETMSYVSSSMWLSKEDLRDEMFSYFTWAKEPQVRKDEVEVNDKAWSFFYHRILMCNITFEQVKELDEDIEGVKNRLLGESLFMRALSYFYLVNLYGEPYESAAQAKTALGVPINENVGVEANVYNRATLDENYTLMEEDLKAAITYFEKGQKKGGIYRPNKDAALLLLSRVYLYQKKYDDVITVVDDLLKTTETEIIPYSTLEKFISSDDVVYKVYNTNNPGMIFSWGKLDVDATGFGYDLMRHSKAFFCVSSELIGLYDEGNDLRFSRYYDKYDFNNYDEGIFYVATKNYCKASTANEAYDQALRLEEAYLNRAEAYIEKGEYELGMDDVNAIRAERIKGEYELVANSVDEAREFYRLEKRLEFSFEGLRWFDIRRWGLEIEHLYQDYSTPTVINHYVLKAGSPNYVLSLPLEIQRSDDKIERFERVETKQ; encoded by the coding sequence ATGAGAAATATATTGATAATCGGATTATTGTTATTAGGATTATCTTCATGTGATGATTTTCTTGAATACAAGGATAAAGATAAAATCATTCCGAAGGAATTATCTCATTTTGACGAGTTTGTCTATGGTGAAATTATTAATAAGACGGAAGGTTCTTTGATGAATTATTTATCTTATATGACAGATGAAACGATGAGTTACGTATCGTCTTCCATGTGGCTATCGAAAGAAGATCTTCGTGATGAGATGTTTTCATATTTCACTTGGGCTAAAGAGCCTCAGGTGAGGAAAGATGAAGTAGAAGTAAATGATAAGGCATGGAGCTTTTTTTATCATCGGATATTGATGTGTAATATCACATTTGAACAAGTCAAAGAATTAGATGAGGATATTGAAGGAGTAAAAAATAGATTGTTGGGAGAATCCCTGTTTATGCGTGCATTGTCTTATTTTTATCTTGTGAACTTGTACGGTGAACCTTATGAAAGCGCTGCGCAGGCGAAGACTGCGTTGGGTGTTCCGATAAATGAAAATGTTGGAGTAGAAGCCAATGTTTATAATAGAGCTACTTTGGACGAGAATTATACGTTGATGGAGGAGGATTTGAAAGCGGCAATCACCTATTTTGAAAAAGGGCAAAAAAAAGGAGGTATTTATAGGCCGAATAAGGATGCTGCTTTGTTGTTGCTATCCAGGGTTTATTTATATCAGAAGAAATATGATGATGTAATAACGGTTGTTGATGATCTGCTTAAAACGACAGAGACTGAAATTATTCCTTATAGCACGTTGGAAAAATTTATATCGAGTGATGATGTCGTATATAAAGTGTATAATACTAACAATCCGGGAATGATTTTTTCTTGGGGTAAATTAGATGTTGATGCAACTGGCTTTGGATATGATCTGATGAGACATTCAAAAGCTTTTTTCTGTGTATCCAGCGAGTTAATCGGGTTGTATGATGAGGGGAATGATCTTCGTTTTTCTCGATATTATGACAAATATGATTTTAATAATTACGATGAAGGTATATTTTACGTTGCGACAAAAAATTATTGTAAAGCGTCAACGGCTAATGAGGCGTACGATCAAGCGTTGAGATTGGAAGAGGCTTATCTGAATCGGGCAGAAGCATATATAGAAAAGGGTGAGTATGAATTGGGCATGGATGATGTTAATGCGATACGTGCGGAAAGAATTAAGGGAGAGTATGAATTAGTTGCAAATTCTGTGGATGAGGCGAGGGAATTCTATCGTTTGGAAAAACGTTTAGAATTTAGTTTCGAGGGATTGCGTTGGTTTGATATTCGTCGGTGGGGACTTGAAATAGAACATCTTTATCAGGATTATAGTACTCCGACAGTTATAAATCATTATGTTTTGAAGGCCGGAAGTCCGAATTATGTTTTGAGTTTACCATTGGAAATTCAACGTAGTGACGATAAAATCGAGAGATTTGAACGAGTAGAAACCAAACAATAA